From the Heliangelus exortis chromosome 14, bHelExo1.hap1, whole genome shotgun sequence genome, one window contains:
- the LOC139802760 gene encoding octapeptide-repeat protein T2-like, with product MRGKRGKTRARGERRGREAKDEGERRKTRARGERRGREAKDEGERRKTRARGERRGREAKDEGERRKTRARGERRGREAKDEGERRKTRARGERRGREAKDEGERRKTRARGERRGREAKDEGERRKTRARGERRGREAKDEGERRKTRARGERRGREAKDEGERRKTRARGERRGREAKDEGERRKTRARGERRGREAKDEGERRKTRARGERRGREAKDEGERRKTRARGEMAESE from the coding sequence atgagggggaaaaggggaaagacgAGGGCGAGAGGCGAAAGACGAGGGCGAGAGGCGAAAGACGAGGGCGAGAGGCGAAAGACGAGGGCGAGAGGCGAAAGACGAGGGCGAGAGGCGAAAGACGAGGGCGAGAGGCGAAAGACGAGGGCGAGAGGCGAAAGACGAGGGCGAGAGGCGAAAGACGAGGGCGAGAGGCGAAAGACGAGGGCGAGAGGCGAAAGACGAGGGCGAGAGGCGAAAGACGAGGGCGAGAGGCGAAAGACGAGGGCGAGAGGCGAAAGACGAGGGCGAGAGGCGAAAGACGAGGGCGAGAGGCGAAAGACGAGGGCGAGAGGCGAAAGACGAGGGCGAGAGGCGAAAGACGAGGGCGAGAGGCGAAAGACGAGGGCGAGAGGCGAAAGACGAGGGCGAGAGGCGAAAGACGAGGGCGAGAGGCGAAAGACGAGGGCGAGAGGCGAAAGACGAGGGCGAGAGGCGAAAGACGAGGGCGAGAGGCGAAAGACGAGGGCGAGAGGCGAAAGACGAGGGCGAGAGGCGAAAGACGAGGGCGAGAGGCGAAAGACGAGGGCGAGAGGCGAAAGACGAGGGCGAGAGGCGAAAGACGAGGGCGAGAGGCGAAAGACGAGGGCGAGAGGCGAAAGACGAGGGCGAGAGGCGAAAGACGAGGGCGAGAGGCGAAAGACGAGGGCGAGAGGCGAAATGGCGGAGAGCGAATGA